Proteins found in one bacterium genomic segment:
- the thrS gene encoding threonine--tRNA ligase: MAQSSLTLPDGSVQRAEAGATFRDVVGGIGAGLLRNALAVTHAGRHHALDDAVPGDGSLSVITRESPEGLDALRHSAAHLLAWAVQDLFPETKFAFGPPVENGFYYDFDREQTFTDEDLARIEARMIELAATKTPVVRREIDAAEARELFAAQPYKLEQIESLGDARLSAYVMGGFTDLCEGPHVPDTSDLKAVKLLNMAGAYWRGDSANRQLQRIYGTAFFKKKDLDAHLQMLEEARRRDHRRLGRELDLYGIMDEAGPGLSFWFPRGDILRDEIITYWKQVHRRDGYVTVTTPHISQAELWNTSGHMQFYRENMYVFEQDGRPHVVKPMNCPGHILIYKRKKRSYRNLPVRYAELGTVYRAELKGTLHGLMRVRGFTQDDAHNFCTPDQLEHEVNNVLVLTREILGAFGFKEFKVELSVRDPLNKDKYAGTDEEWEMAERALVRAIDAHGFAYTREEGEAVFYGPKIDIKLIDALGRKWQATTVQFDFNLPRRFEVTYVDQDGQEKYVYMVHRAIMGSLERFIGILTEHFAGDFPLWLAPEQCRVLSVSRDQHAYAGEVAAQLVAAGLRAEADVREEKIGHKIRDAETMRVPYMLVVGGKEQAAGTVSVRARRGGDLGVQAVGDFAAARLDEVARKL; the protein is encoded by the coding sequence ATGGCCCAGTCCTCCCTGACCCTTCCCGACGGTTCCGTCCAGCGCGCCGAGGCCGGCGCCACCTTCCGCGACGTGGTGGGCGGGATCGGCGCCGGGCTGCTGCGCAACGCGCTGGCCGTCACCCACGCCGGGCGCCACCACGCCCTGGACGACGCGGTGCCGGGCGACGGCTCCCTTTCGGTCATCACGCGCGAGTCGCCCGAGGGGCTGGACGCGCTGCGCCACTCGGCCGCGCACCTGCTGGCCTGGGCCGTGCAGGACCTGTTCCCGGAGACGAAGTTCGCCTTCGGGCCGCCCGTGGAGAACGGTTTCTACTACGACTTCGACCGCGAGCAGACCTTCACCGACGAGGACCTCGCCCGCATCGAGGCGCGCATGATCGAGCTCGCCGCGACCAAGACGCCGGTGGTGCGCCGCGAGATCGATGCGGCGGAGGCCCGCGAGCTGTTCGCCGCGCAGCCCTACAAGCTCGAGCAGATCGAGAGCCTCGGCGACGCGCGCCTCTCGGCCTACGTCATGGGCGGCTTCACGGACCTCTGCGAGGGCCCGCACGTCCCGGACACCTCCGACCTGAAGGCGGTCAAGCTGCTGAACATGGCCGGCGCCTACTGGCGCGGCGACAGCGCCAACCGCCAGCTGCAGCGCATCTACGGCACGGCCTTCTTCAAGAAGAAGGACCTCGACGCCCACCTGCAGATGCTGGAGGAGGCCCGCCGCCGGGACCACCGTCGCCTCGGGCGCGAGCTGGACCTCTACGGCATCATGGACGAGGCCGGGCCGGGCCTGTCGTTCTGGTTCCCGCGCGGCGACATCCTGCGCGACGAGATCATCACCTACTGGAAGCAGGTCCACCGCCGCGACGGCTACGTCACGGTGACGACGCCCCACATCTCGCAGGCCGAGCTCTGGAACACGTCGGGCCACATGCAGTTCTACCGCGAGAACATGTACGTGTTCGAGCAGGACGGTCGCCCTCACGTCGTGAAGCCGATGAACTGCCCCGGCCACATCCTGATCTACAAGCGCAAGAAGCGCAGCTACCGCAACCTGCCGGTGCGCTACGCCGAGCTGGGCACCGTCTACCGCGCCGAGCTGAAGGGGACCCTGCACGGGCTGATGCGCGTGCGCGGCTTCACCCAGGACGACGCCCACAACTTCTGCACCCCGGACCAGCTCGAGCACGAGGTGAACAACGTCCTGGTGCTGACCCGGGAGATCCTCGGGGCCTTCGGCTTCAAAGAGTTCAAGGTCGAGCTGTCGGTCCGCGACCCGCTGAACAAGGACAAGTACGCCGGCACGGACGAGGAGTGGGAGATGGCGGAGCGCGCGCTGGTGCGCGCCATCGACGCCCACGGGTTCGCCTACACCCGCGAGGAGGGCGAGGCGGTCTTCTACGGCCCCAAGATCGACATCAAGCTGATCGACGCCCTGGGCCGGAAGTGGCAGGCCACGACCGTCCAGTTCGACTTCAACCTGCCGCGGCGCTTCGAGGTGACCTACGTCGACCAGGACGGCCAGGAGAAGTACGTGTACATGGTGCACCGGGCGATCATGGGGTCGCTGGAGCGCTTCATCGGCATCCTGACCGAGCACTTCGCGGGCGACTTCCCGCTCTGGCTGGCGCCCGAGCAGTGCCGGGTCCTGTCCGTCAGCCGCGACCAGCACGCCTACGCCGGCGAGGTCGCCGCCCAGCTGGTCGCCGCCGGCCTGCGGGCCGAGGCGGACGTCCGCGAGGAGAAGATCGGCCACAAGATCCGCGACGCCGAGACCATGCGGGTGCCCTACATGCTGGTGGTGGGGGGCAAGGAGCAGGCGGCCGGGACCGTGTCGGTCCGCGCCCGGCGCGGCGGGGACCTGGGGGTCCAGGCGGTGGGGGACTTCGCCGCCGCCAGGCTTGACGAGGTGGCCCGCAAGCTATAG
- the infC gene encoding translation initiation factor IF-3, with translation MIRIPRVLVVDENGEQLGVLDTREAQTLAEERGLDLVEVAPTARPPVCRIMDYGKFKYEQSKKAKKARQSSHVTKVKTIKFRPKTDDHDYDFKKDHIVEFLQKGNKVKVIMQYRGREMSHMDLGIEFLKELVEDVAEFGKPESRPTQEGRTVSLILMPLKSE, from the coding sequence ATGATCCGCATTCCCCGGGTGCTCGTGGTGGACGAGAACGGCGAACAGCTGGGGGTGCTGGACACCCGCGAGGCCCAGACCCTGGCCGAGGAACGGGGTCTCGACCTGGTGGAAGTGGCTCCGACCGCGAGGCCGCCGGTCTGCCGCATCATGGACTACGGCAAGTTCAAGTACGAGCAGAGCAAGAAGGCCAAGAAGGCGCGGCAGTCGTCGCACGTCACGAAGGTCAAGACGATCAAGTTCCGTCCCAAGACCGACGATCACGACTACGACTTCAAGAAGGATCACATCGTCGAGTTCCTCCAGAAGGGCAACAAGGTCAAGGTCATCATGCAGTACCGGGGACGCGAGATGTCCCACATGGACCTGGGCATCGAGTTCCTCAAGGAACTGGTCGAGGACGTCGCCGAGTTCGGCAAGCCGGAGAGCCGGCCGACCCAGGAGGGTCGCACGGTCAGCCTGATCCTGATGCCGCTGAAGAGCGAGTAG
- a CDS encoding RNA polymerase sigma factor RpoD/SigA, translated as MYEIELSSDRREDTSLQHYLQTIGQYKLLTKEEEFELARKIRDGSKEALDHLVNANLRFVVSVAKKFLNQGLSYMDLIAEGNIGLITAAKRFDERRDFRFISYAVWWIRQAIQKAIAEQTNTVRLPINRTQQAQRMKKTAQRLEQKHHRKADEEEIASELGLTTRKMNQIRNASRPLASLDESVYEEEGVTLADTLTDPDALSPESNFVENEMLKEMESALAMLSPRERSIIVRYYGIGEDEPQSLEVIGQDIDLSRERVRQIRNQALGRIRQAVAGGRLVDYLS; from the coding sequence GTGTACGAGATCGAACTGAGCAGCGACCGGCGCGAGGACACGAGCCTGCAGCACTACCTGCAGACCATCGGCCAATACAAGCTGTTGACCAAGGAAGAGGAATTCGAGCTGGCCCGCAAGATCCGCGACGGCAGCAAGGAGGCCCTCGACCACCTGGTCAACGCCAACCTGCGCTTCGTGGTGAGCGTGGCCAAGAAGTTCCTCAACCAGGGCCTCAGCTACATGGACCTGATCGCCGAGGGCAACATCGGCCTGATCACGGCCGCGAAGCGCTTCGACGAGCGCCGCGACTTCCGCTTCATCTCCTACGCCGTGTGGTGGATCCGCCAGGCCATCCAGAAGGCCATCGCGGAGCAGACCAACACCGTGCGCCTGCCCATCAACCGCACCCAGCAGGCCCAGCGCATGAAGAAGACGGCCCAGCGCCTCGAGCAGAAGCACCACCGCAAGGCGGACGAGGAGGAGATCGCCTCCGAGCTCGGCCTCACGACGCGCAAGATGAACCAGATCCGCAACGCGAGCCGCCCGCTGGCCAGCCTCGACGAGAGCGTGTACGAGGAGGAGGGCGTGACCCTCGCCGACACCCTCACCGACCCGGACGCCCTGTCGCCGGAGTCGAACTTCGTCGAGAACGAGATGCTCAAGGAGATGGAGTCGGCCCTGGCCATGCTCTCGCCGCGCGAGCGCAGCATCATCGTCCGCTACTACGGGATCGGGGAGGACGAGCCGCAGTCCCTCGAGGTCATCGGGCAGGACATCGACCTCAGCCGGGAGCGCGTGCGGCAGATCCGCAACCAGGCGCTCGGCCGGATCCGCCAGGCCGTGGCCGGCGGCCGCCTGGTCGACTATCTGTCCTAA
- the rplT gene encoding 50S ribosomal protein L20, with the protein MSRATNNPAARAKRNKVMKQASGNVAGRGNQFRMARQQVERGLVSEYRDRKRRKRDFRRLWIIRINAAARIHGLSYSHLINGLKKASIEIDRKQLADLAVRDMDSFAKLAEAARAAL; encoded by the coding sequence ATGTCGAGAGCGACGAACAATCCCGCGGCGCGCGCGAAGCGCAACAAGGTGATGAAGCAGGCCAGCGGGAACGTGGCCGGCCGCGGCAACCAGTTCCGGATGGCCCGCCAGCAGGTCGAGCGCGGGCTCGTGTCCGAGTACCGGGACCGCAAGCGGCGCAAGCGGGACTTCCGGCGCCTCTGGATCATCCGCATCAACGCCGCGGCCCGCATCCACGGCCTGAGCTACAGCCACCTCATCAACGGCCTGAAGAAGGCCAGCATCGAGATCGACCGCAAGCAGCTGGCCGACCTCGCCGTCCGCGACATGGACAGCTTCGCCAAGCTGGCCGAAGCGGCGCGCGCCGCGCTGTAG
- the rpmI gene encoding 50S ribosomal protein L35, producing the protein MKGPKMKTNRSAAKRFKRTGSGGIKRGHAYHGHLFTAKSPKRKRSLRKTTMLDGADLGRVDRMLAGK; encoded by the coding sequence ATGAAGGGTCCCAAGATGAAGACCAACCGGTCCGCCGCGAAGCGCTTCAAGCGCACCGGCTCCGGAGGCATCAAGCGAGGCCACGCCTACCATGGCCACCTGTTCACGGCGAAGAGCCCGAAGCGCAAGCGCAGCCTGCGCAAGACGACCATGCTCGACGGCGCCGACCTGGGTCGCGTCGACCGGATGCTGGCCGGCAAGTAG
- the pheS gene encoding phenylalanine--tRNA ligase subunit alpha, protein MRETLDRLRAEGRALIEGADSEQAIELVRVALFGRKGSLTGLLRGLRELPDAERPAAGAALNVLKQELEDALLEKTAGLLTAGDAVAGAGADLSLPGTPPAPAGSLHPLPAIVREVCDIFHGMGFSVAGGPDVELDWYNFTALNFPDDHPARDSQDTFYIDDLLLLRTQTSPVQVRYMERHRPPLAIVAPGRVYRNEAADASHAAEFFQIEGLCVDKDVTLADLKTTVREFLRLLYGADCTIRFRPHFFPFTEPSVEVDMRCFACGGAGCNVCGRTGWIEIMGAGMVHPNVFAAAGYERDAFTGFAFGLGIDRIAMLRYGIDDIRLLYENDLRFLHQFRGVR, encoded by the coding sequence ATGCGGGAGACGCTGGACCGCCTGCGGGCCGAAGGCCGCGCCCTGATCGAGGGCGCGGACTCGGAGCAGGCCATCGAGCTGGTGCGGGTCGCGCTGTTCGGGCGCAAGGGTTCCCTGACCGGGCTCTTGCGCGGGCTGCGCGAGCTGCCCGACGCGGAGCGGCCCGCCGCCGGCGCGGCCCTCAACGTCCTGAAGCAGGAGCTCGAGGACGCGCTGCTGGAGAAGACGGCCGGTCTGCTGACGGCCGGCGACGCCGTCGCCGGCGCCGGCGCGGACCTGAGCCTGCCCGGCACGCCGCCCGCCCCCGCGGGCTCGCTGCACCCGCTGCCGGCGATCGTGCGCGAGGTGTGCGACATCTTCCACGGCATGGGCTTTAGTGTGGCCGGCGGTCCGGACGTCGAGCTCGACTGGTACAACTTCACGGCCCTGAACTTCCCCGACGACCACCCGGCCCGCGACAGCCAGGACACCTTCTACATCGACGACCTGCTGCTGCTGCGCACGCAGACCTCGCCGGTGCAGGTGCGCTACATGGAGCGGCACCGCCCGCCGCTGGCCATCGTCGCGCCGGGACGCGTGTACCGCAACGAGGCGGCGGACGCCTCGCACGCCGCCGAGTTCTTCCAGATCGAAGGCCTCTGCGTGGACAAGGACGTGACGCTGGCCGACCTCAAGACGACCGTGCGCGAGTTCCTGCGCCTGCTGTACGGCGCCGACTGCACCATCCGCTTCCGGCCGCACTTCTTCCCCTTCACCGAGCCGTCGGTCGAGGTGGACATGCGCTGCTTCGCCTGCGGCGGCGCCGGCTGCAACGTCTGCGGGCGCACGGGCTGGATCGAGATCATGGGCGCCGGCATGGTGCACCCCAACGTGTTCGCGGCCGCCGGCTACGAGCGGGACGCCTTCACGGGCTTCGCCTTCGGGCTGGGGATCGACCGCATCGCCATGCTGCGCTACGGCATCGACGACATCCGCCTGCTGTACGAGAACGACCTGCGCTTCCTCCATCAGTTCCGGGGTGTGCGGTGA